Within the Candidatus Latescibacterota bacterium genome, the region CTATATGAAGAACCGCCATCTCGGGTTTGACAAGGAACAGGTAGTAGTCATTCCCATCAAGGAACAGTCGATGACCCGCAGGACAGAAGAAGTCAAGAGTGAGATGCTTCGTCTACGCGGGGTTTCGGGCGCAACAGCGTCATCGCATGTGCCGGGAGGTAATTCGAGTGGTGGATCTTTCGTTCCCGAAGGGATGCCCGATGGGGCGTCTATAATGATGAATGTCCAGAATATCGATGAGGATTATGTCGAAGTCATGGGGATGGAGCTGGTCATGGGGAGATCTTTTTCAAAAGATATGCCTGCCGATTCTGCACAGTCGATCATGGTGAACGAGGCGGCTCTCAGACTGGCCGGGTGGGACGATGCGATAGGAAAGAGCATATACAACGCCGGTGATCCCGATCGCGTAAAGCGTGATGTCGTCGGAGTGATCAGGGATTTTCATTACAAGTCGCTTCATATGGTGATCGAACCGCTGTTCATCACAATCAGTCGTGGCTTCTATCGCAACGTGTTCGTGAGAATAGAACCGGGTAATGTCGGTGAGACCCTTGCCTCCCTAGAGAAGGTGTGGAAGCAGTTCGACCCCGATCGACCGTTCGAATACTACTTTCTCGACGAGTCATTCGATGGCCTGTACAGAGTGGAAGAAAAGCTGCAGAAGATATTCTTCAATTTTACTTTATTGGCGATCTTCATCGCCTGCCTGGGACTCTTCGGGCTGGCCTCCTTTGCCGCAGAGCAGAGAACGAGAGAGATCGGTATCAGGAAGGTGCTGGGGGCGTCGGTATCGGGTATAGTGATGCTGTTGACGAAGGAATTTACGAAATGGGTGCTGATATCGAACCTTATCGCCTGGCCAGTAGCCTGGTACGCGATGAAGAAGTATCTGGACAATTTCGCCTATCACACTGAGATCAGGTGGGGCTTCTTTCTTTTTTCAGGAGCTGCGGCACTGGTGATCGCGTTGGCAACAGTAAGTTTCCAGACGGCGAAGGCAGCCGCTACAAACCCGGTCGAGGCTATAAAATACGAGTAGACCGAAGCGGGTCGGAAGTTGTCCGAATTTCCGGTGTCAGCCGGGCCGATTTCTTTGGGGCACCCTGGTTTCTCGATTGGTTCAGACTGATTGCTTTGTCCTGGTCGGACAGTTCTTTTTAAAACACTCTCGATATCGCTGGTCGGAAGTAAATGTATGATTCTGGAGCCAGTCTTTCATGAAGTTGCTGACCTCCATAGTGAGAATCGATCTCATCGATTCCCAAGCTGTATTTCTTGTCCCATTTTATAAATACCATTTCGAGTCCTTTTACCCGGGCTTCCGTACCGTGGCATGCTCCCGACATGAATATCGGAGCGCCAGCAGTATTCTTTAGACGAAAGTCCCGGGCAGGAAAACTCATGGATACGTCGGGGAAAGTCATCCCGGGAGTTTTTGTTCTTCGAAAGACCTGTTTTTTCCTGTAACCTATCATCGCATTTACCGTTCAATATATAGAGTGAGTTGTGTGGATCCGTGTCTGCTCCGTCGGGGATACGGCATCCTTTTTAACTTCATGTCCAGGAGGTACGGCATTTCGGGGAATTTACCGGATCTCAGCTCCGACAATCGACTGATGATGCACGTGAAGAACGGTGATCTCGACAAGCTCGGGCCGCTCTTCGAAAAATACAAACTTCCCCTGTACCGGTATTTTCACTTTCGTATGGGAGTTGGGGAAGAATGTGAAGATATGGTTCAGAACGTCTTTATAAGGATATTGAAATACAGGGATAGATTTGAACCAGTGGGGGAGTTCAGGTCGTGGATGTACAGTATCGCACATAATCTCGGCGTGGATCACATAAGGAAAAGTTCAAGATGGAAGAAAAAGAGCGACCTCCAGGACTCGGATATGGTGGAAGAAAGTACGACTGAAGATATGATGATCGGCCGTGAAGAAAAATCGAGGCTTAAAAAGGCGATGAACATGTTGAGAGACGATTACCGGGAGGTCCTGGTACTCAGCAGATACGACGATCTCAGATACAGAGAGATCGGTGAGATCACAGGCTGTACCGAGGGTGCTGTAAAGGTACGCATACATAGAGCATTGCAGGAACTCAGACGATTGTACAAGGATTTAGAGAAGTGAAAGACGGGTGATCGATTATGAACGGCAGCGAGAATACCGACGATCTCATCCTTGAATATGTCAGTGCCGCGCTGACGCCTGCCAGGAAGGAAGAGCTTGAGGCTCTTCTGGCAGGTGAAGGATACGATATCGACGAACTCAGGGAGATGGCGCTCCTTTATGACGGGATGGCCGACATTGACATTCCGGCACCGTCAGAAAAGCTCGGTGAAAAGTTCTATGCGATGATCGATGCGGAAAAAGGGCAACGTGATGTGGAGAAAGAACGCCGTCCTTTCCTCGAAAGGATTACCGGGATCTCTTTTCCCCGGGTCATTTCAAAGCTGGCTTATGCAGCGGTATTTATCGTCATAGGGTGGACGGCAGCCAGCATGTTTCAGCCTGAAGAGAAGTACGAGAAGAAACTGCAGTATATGGCTTCCGAAGTGAACGAGATGAAGAAGATGATGATGTTCTCAATGCTCAACAGGAAATCGGCATCAGAACGACTGCAGGCCGTTCAGTATCTCAGGGACCTGGTTCCCGGTGACGAACAGGTCCTGACGGCGATGCTTGATGTCTTCGAACGCGATCCGAACGTCAATGTCAGGCTAGCTACACTGGATGCCCTGTCGACTGTCGAATGGGACGACAGGATAAGGGAAGGGTTGATAAGCAATATTGAAAAACAGGATTCACCACTCGTGCAGCTTGCGCTCGTCGACGTGATGGTATCCAGTGGTGAGGACAGGGCCGTCGAACCTCTGCGGCAACTGCTGCTCAGGAAGGATCTGAACCTGGCGGTACGAAGCAGGGTCAGTGAAGGATTGAGGTACCTGTTATGAATATCGGGTTGGTTCAGGAGAGATCTTTCGCTGGAATGAGAAACAGGATGAAATGGATCTTTGCGATGGTCTTTGCGATATCGATGATAGTCACAGGCAGCCTGTGGGGAGCCCTGATTCTGCCGGACGCAGTCGCACGGGAAGGGACGGAACAACTTATCCTGTCCCTGACCTATCCAGGTGAACCGGGCGTCATGATCTTTCAGCATCATAAGGGCGATGTCCGGATCACCGGGTACGATGGAGAATATATAATTATTAATGCAGCCATGAGATACGTCGCCGGACAGGACGTGAAGGGAGAGAATGAGGACTCGGACATCCGCAAAGGGCGGGCTGAGGACTCGGATATCCGCCCCGTACCTGGCCACGCGCTCAGGTTGAACGGGCTTGAAAAAAATAATGTCATTACTCTCAACAGCAATTCTCACGAACGGACTATCGACCTTGAGATACAATTGCCTTATCGGTTTTCTGTCCATATAGAGAAGCTCGATTGTGGGGAGATCTTTGTCCACAACCTCAGTGGCGAAATCGAGGTAAGCAGTGAGTCGGGAGATGTGAATCTTTCAGGGATAACCGGGTCCGCCGTATTAAACACGGTCGAAGGGAACATCAGGGCCAGGTTCGCGGGCGTGACTTCCAATGTGCCGATGGCTTTCACCTCGGTCACAGGGAATATCGATCTTTTCTTTCCCGAAGATACCAGGGCTTCATTGAAGATGAGAACGGATCATGGGGAGATCATGTCGGGGTTTGATATTGATATGGAAAAGAGGGAGTCAGGTGGAGGAAAGTCGAAAGAAACAGGTATACAGAGAGCATTTCTCGACGAATGGATTCATGGAATGATAGGCGGTGGAGGCCCACAGTTTCTACTCAGGAGCTATAGTGGAAATATTTTTTTCAGGAAAAACAGTAACGTTTCCGCGAAACAAAGGTAAGCATCTATGAAACGGCGACCGCGGCGACCGTCAGAATACAGAGGATATGTTCCAGCTTCGACCGGGTTTGAAGGGCAAGGGACAGCCGAAGGAAATGTTGAGGAGGAAAGAGATGAGAAAGACGATAAGCATGATATTTTTTGTGATGCTACTGGTGCTGCCCGGCATGGCCATGTCAGCTACGGACGAAGTCGAGGGTAACTTTATCGCCAGGTTCCGGGACGATTACATCAAACTTACCCTCATCGTCGAGGATGAATTGATGGATGGTCACGATCACGAGATGCAGGTGACTCACAGGTTCGATCTGGATGATTTCAGAGGGCTTCGCGGGTCGGGA harbors:
- a CDS encoding RNA polymerase sigma factor translates to MKNGDLDKLGPLFEKYKLPLYRYFHFRMGVGEECEDMVQNVFIRILKYRDRFEPVGEFRSWMYSIAHNLGVDHIRKSSRWKKKSDLQDSDMVEESTTEDMMIGREEKSRLKKAMNMLRDDYREVLVLSRYDDLRYREIGEITGCTEGAVKVRIHRALQELRRLYKDLEK
- a CDS encoding HEAT repeat domain-containing protein, which translates into the protein MNGSENTDDLILEYVSAALTPARKEELEALLAGEGYDIDELREMALLYDGMADIDIPAPSEKLGEKFYAMIDAEKGQRDVEKERRPFLERITGISFPRVISKLAYAAVFIVIGWTAASMFQPEEKYEKKLQYMASEVNEMKKMMMFSMLNRKSASERLQAVQYLRDLVPGDEQVLTAMLDVFERDPNVNVRLATLDALSTVEWDDRIREGLISNIEKQDSPLVQLALVDVMVSSGEDRAVEPLRQLLLRKDLNLAVRSRVSEGLRYLL
- a CDS encoding DUF4097 domain-containing protein, yielding MRNRMKWIFAMVFAISMIVTGSLWGALILPDAVAREGTEQLILSLTYPGEPGVMIFQHHKGDVRITGYDGEYIIINAAMRYVAGQDVKGENEDSDIRKGRAEDSDIRPVPGHALRLNGLEKNNVITLNSNSHERTIDLEIQLPYRFSVHIEKLDCGEIFVHNLSGEIEVSSESGDVNLSGITGSAVLNTVEGNIRARFAGVTSNVPMAFTSVTGNIDLFFPEDTRASLKMRTDHGEIMSGFDIDMEKRESGGGKSKETGIQRAFLDEWIHGMIGGGGPQFLLRSYSGNIFFRKNSNVSAKQR